A DNA window from Ensifer sp. WSM1721 contains the following coding sequences:
- a CDS encoding response regulator transcription factor: MRIDQPLRRSAPLSRQKKNDASEPIVVIVDDDAAVREALSELILSAGLQPMSFASTREVLDADILDRPGCLILDVRMPGASGLHLQHHLAESGNAKPIIFLTGHGDIPMTVQAMKAGAVDFLTKPVRDQTLLDAVIAGIELDAARRANALVVRRNIERLETLTHREREILGEVARGRLNKQIAFDLGISEVTVKLHRANVMRKMEAGSIGELIRAWETLPMAMREVDGAWF; encoded by the coding sequence ATGCGAATTGACCAGCCGCTCCGGAGATCGGCACCGCTGTCGCGGCAGAAGAAGAATGACGCAAGTGAGCCCATCGTCGTCATCGTCGATGACGATGCAGCCGTTCGCGAGGCCTTGTCGGAGCTGATCCTCTCGGCGGGCCTGCAGCCCATGAGCTTCGCCTCGACCCGTGAAGTGCTCGACGCCGACATACTGGACCGCCCCGGCTGCCTGATCCTTGACGTGCGCATGCCTGGAGCGAGCGGCCTTCACCTGCAGCATCATCTGGCGGAGAGCGGCAATGCAAAGCCGATCATCTTTCTAACCGGGCACGGCGATATTCCGATGACCGTGCAGGCGATGAAGGCGGGCGCGGTCGACTTTCTCACCAAGCCGGTGCGCGACCAGACGCTGCTCGATGCGGTGATTGCCGGTATTGAACTGGACGCGGCCCGACGGGCCAACGCCTTGGTCGTCAGGCGCAATATCGAACGCCTGGAGACGCTGACGCACCGCGAGCGCGAGATCCTGGGCGAAGTGGCGCGGGGGCGGCTCAACAAGCAGATTGCCTTCGATCTCGGGATAAGCGAGGTCACGGTCAAGCTGCACCGCGCCAATGTTATGCGCAAGATGGAGGCCGGGTCGATCGGCGAGTTGATCAGGGCTTGGGAGACGCTGCCCATGGCGATGCGCGAGGTCGACGGCGCCTGGTTCTGA
- a CDS encoding PAS domain-containing protein gives MTRVWSYRPQLLHLGLFFAAYVLGCGFAQALAIVPGTGISIWPPSGLFIATLILAPKQSWPWWVLVGCLGELFGNALWFHSPLPAAVLIYAGNALEAMVGAWLVNRTLGRPVRLETLREVLVFVVLGAGAAPVVSATVGSATLAWFGILSQTFLGAWPLWWIGDATGVLIVAPLALVVIQNWNGKAELSAARWIEACAVGLILLGVAALSLGGYLPFAYIIMPPLLWAAVRFEFKGAAVTLALLALITAIFTISGASQFAGNAENQRHNQIMLQLFLAISAFSALVVAAISRQHQLALLTLRQSVGALRDRERELSQIVDMVPVHIRRLTPEGEPTFFNKRLVDFFGFDLQQLNRPGTSQLVANIETLVHPDDAPGLLQAVRHAVATGEPYSMKYRMRRADGVYRWVDGRAEPLRDEGGKILQWYAISIDIDDEVRAQEALRDRERELSQLVDALPVHIWSWTPAGELAYVNKRSLEDLGLSKANFEDTVRVAQKLVHPEDAPEVLRASANCLKTGDAFMMRYRRRWKDGNYRWIEARAQPLRDQDGAIVHWYQVSIDIDDQVQAEEGLKSSKRQLEQMIDAMPFNILSFTASGKMTYTSKRYLEDVGSPTADIKDFDALARYVAHPDDFPTMFQRASDGFATGQPFVNRFRRRNKQGVYRWIEARAQPLRDADGTIVQWYVASIDIEDEMRAQAALRERERFLWQLVETLPAMIDCAAPNGEPVYRSQQLREFLGYELEELDGKAKSRLNGTLDAGVHPDDVAGVKEQYAHCLATGEPYLRKHRLRRFDGEYIWVETRAAPMRKDDGTIVQWNVICLDIDGEVRMQEELRLAQERLARASQAASLAELSASIAHEVNQPLAAIVANSHACYRWLSAEPVNVGRAKITTERVIRDANSAAEVVGRIRALFKQSVENRISLSLSGVIAEACNLVAGEALRRRIRINIDVEGRLPPITVDRIQIQQVLVNVIRNGMEAMETVAGEKALDVRAHRVGSEVQTEIGDRGNGIEFPDQIFEPFFTTKENGMGMGLAICRSIVEAHGGRLWAEKNEPHGARFIFTLPIVGKAAP, from the coding sequence ATGACGCGCGTCTGGTCGTACCGCCCCCAACTCCTGCACCTGGGTCTGTTTTTTGCGGCCTATGTCCTGGGTTGCGGCTTCGCACAGGCACTTGCAATCGTACCCGGAACAGGCATTTCCATATGGCCTCCGAGTGGGCTTTTCATTGCAACCCTTATCCTCGCACCCAAGCAGAGCTGGCCGTGGTGGGTGTTGGTCGGCTGCCTCGGCGAGCTATTCGGCAATGCCTTGTGGTTCCATAGCCCGCTGCCCGCCGCCGTTCTGATTTATGCCGGCAACGCGCTCGAAGCCATGGTCGGTGCGTGGCTCGTAAATCGGACTTTGGGTCGGCCGGTTCGGCTGGAAACCCTGCGGGAAGTTCTTGTATTCGTCGTATTAGGCGCTGGAGCTGCCCCAGTGGTCAGCGCGACGGTCGGAAGTGCGACGCTTGCCTGGTTCGGCATACTTTCGCAAACTTTCTTGGGGGCCTGGCCTCTCTGGTGGATCGGGGACGCCACTGGGGTTCTGATCGTCGCGCCGCTCGCGCTGGTCGTGATCCAGAACTGGAACGGCAAGGCCGAGCTATCGGCTGCACGATGGATAGAAGCGTGTGCCGTGGGACTTATCCTTCTCGGCGTCGCGGCCCTTTCGCTCGGCGGCTACCTGCCCTTCGCCTATATCATCATGCCGCCGCTGCTTTGGGCCGCGGTGCGCTTTGAGTTCAAGGGGGCTGCCGTTACTCTCGCCCTCCTCGCGCTAATAACCGCGATCTTCACGATATCTGGCGCCAGCCAGTTCGCCGGAAATGCCGAGAATCAGCGCCACAATCAGATCATGCTGCAACTCTTCCTGGCGATCTCGGCATTTTCGGCCTTGGTCGTGGCCGCCATATCCCGGCAGCACCAGCTCGCGTTGCTGACATTACGCCAGAGTGTGGGGGCCCTGCGCGACCGAGAGCGAGAGCTCTCGCAGATCGTGGACATGGTCCCAGTCCACATCAGACGGCTGACGCCCGAAGGCGAACCGACCTTCTTCAACAAGCGCCTGGTGGATTTTTTTGGGTTTGACCTGCAACAGTTAAACAGGCCGGGCACAAGCCAGCTAGTGGCAAACATTGAGACTCTTGTCCATCCAGATGATGCGCCTGGTCTATTGCAGGCGGTGCGCCATGCCGTCGCCACAGGCGAACCATACTCGATGAAATATCGCATGCGCCGTGCGGACGGCGTGTACCGCTGGGTTGATGGCCGGGCGGAACCACTGCGAGACGAGGGCGGGAAGATCTTGCAATGGTACGCAATCTCCATCGACATCGATGATGAGGTGCGCGCGCAGGAGGCCTTGCGCGACCGGGAGCGGGAACTCTCGCAGCTCGTCGACGCCTTGCCAGTCCACATCTGGAGCTGGACGCCTGCTGGCGAACTGGCCTACGTCAACAAGCGATCTTTGGAGGATCTCGGTCTTTCCAAGGCGAACTTCGAAGATACCGTCCGGGTGGCGCAAAAGCTGGTTCATCCCGAAGATGCCCCCGAGGTGCTGCGAGCGTCAGCCAACTGCCTTAAAACTGGCGACGCCTTCATGATGCGGTATCGCCGGCGTTGGAAAGATGGCAACTATCGCTGGATAGAGGCGCGCGCGCAGCCTCTACGCGATCAAGATGGAGCGATCGTTCACTGGTATCAGGTGTCCATCGACATCGACGATCAGGTGCAGGCCGAGGAAGGGCTGAAGAGCAGCAAGCGGCAATTGGAACAAATGATCGACGCCATGCCTTTCAATATCCTGAGCTTCACCGCTTCAGGCAAGATGACCTACACCAGCAAGCGATATCTCGAGGACGTTGGTTCGCCGACGGCGGACATTAAGGACTTCGATGCGCTGGCCCGATACGTGGCTCACCCCGACGACTTTCCAACAATGTTTCAGAGGGCATCGGATGGCTTTGCGACCGGTCAGCCTTTCGTGAACCGATTTCGCCGGCGCAACAAGCAGGGAGTCTATCGCTGGATAGAGGCGCGCGCGCAACCGTTGCGCGATGCAGATGGCACAATCGTGCAATGGTACGTTGCTTCGATCGACATTGAGGACGAGATGCGCGCGCAGGCGGCATTGCGCGAGAGAGAACGCTTCCTTTGGCAACTGGTGGAAACACTGCCGGCGATGATCGATTGTGCTGCGCCGAACGGCGAACCAGTCTATCGCAGCCAGCAACTGCGCGAGTTCCTTGGCTATGAGCTGGAGGAATTGGATGGGAAGGCCAAATCGCGGCTGAACGGCACGCTCGATGCCGGGGTCCATCCCGACGATGTCGCGGGCGTCAAGGAGCAATATGCCCATTGCCTGGCGACCGGCGAACCCTATCTCAGAAAGCACCGTCTACGGCGCTTCGACGGCGAATATATCTGGGTCGAAACGCGCGCAGCGCCGATGCGCAAGGACGACGGTACCATCGTGCAATGGAACGTCATCTGCCTGGATATCGATGGCGAGGTGCGGATGCAGGAAGAGTTGCGCCTGGCGCAGGAGCGGCTTGCGCGCGCCAGCCAAGCCGCGAGCCTCGCGGAGCTGTCGGCCTCCATCGCCCATGAGGTGAATCAGCCCTTGGCGGCGATCGTCGCCAATTCGCATGCGTGCTACCGCTGGCTATCGGCTGAGCCCGTCAATGTCGGACGCGCCAAGATCACGACCGAACGGGTCATCCGCGACGCCAACTCGGCGGCGGAAGTCGTCGGCCGTATCCGGGCGCTGTTCAAGCAATCCGTGGAGAATAGGATCAGCCTGTCGCTCTCGGGTGTCATCGCCGAGGCGTGTAACCTGGTGGCAGGGGAGGCTTTGCGCCGTCGCATCCGGATCAACATCGACGTCGAAGGCAGGCTTCCGCCGATCACGGTCGACCGCATCCAGATCCAGCAGGTCCTGGTCAATGTCATCCGCAATGGCATGGAGGCAATGGAGACTGTCGCAGGGGAAAAAGCTCTCGACGTGCGCGCCCATCGCGTGGGCAGCGAGGTGCAGACCGAAATAGGTGACCGGGGAAACGGCATCGAGTTCCCGGATCAGATCTTTGAACCCTTCTTCACGACGAAAGAAAATGGAATGGGCATGGGTCTCGCCATCTGCCGTTCGATCGTCGAGGCGCATGGCGGGCGTTTATGGGCCGAGAAAAATGAACCGCATGGCGCGCGGTTCATTTTCACCTTACCAATCGTGGGGAAAGCGGCGCCATGA
- a CDS encoding response regulator, producing the protein MEKTRPIVAVVDDDPRLLESLEELLESAGYAACCLRSAEHLLARGLSDLDLLITDIGMPGMNGFELRDIVNKARPELPVFLVTGRHEIADQGRARGISGFFRKPFDAPALLIAIGEALQKSRNGG; encoded by the coding sequence ATGGAGAAAACAAGACCGATCGTCGCGGTAGTTGATGACGATCCGCGGCTACTGGAGTCGTTGGAGGAGCTACTGGAATCCGCTGGATATGCGGCCTGCTGTCTCCGCTCGGCCGAACACCTGCTCGCCCGCGGCCTGTCGGACCTGGATCTGCTGATCACCGACATCGGCATGCCGGGCATGAACGGCTTTGAACTCCGTGACATTGTCAACAAGGCGCGTCCGGAACTACCGGTATTCCTGGTCACCGGCCGCCACGAGATCGCCGACCAGGGCCGCGCGCGGGGCATCAGCGGCTTTTTCCGCAAGCCTTTCGATGCGCCTGCCTTGCTCATTGCGATAGGGGAAGCTTTGCAGAAATCGAGAAATGGAGGGTGA
- a CDS encoding sugar ABC transporter substrate-binding protein: protein MGNRLLSFLMASVALGGLAEAKTVIHVMHQGDPGWVSTYGEVAKRFEAANPDVDIELIYAPHDAYNEKFSAAVMSKQLPDVMELDAPFLANYVWSGYLQPIKPLIDKDILDDMTESNVAQGTYPIDKELYAVGLTDSSVVLYGNRKYLEAIGARIPKGVDDAWTREEFEDYLEKLSKLEGVKWPIDTFRGYGIKTEWITYAYGPILQSAGCDLIDRKAWKSVGTLDSDACVDALTMMQKWVKNGWVVPQSSGTNQFFAEGHPAALALGGHWIYAEAAATMKNEIVVMPLPKFGPKGASPNGTWIWGITTASEHPEIAGKFVSFMLKDKALRDYAKEDSAYPGLKSFAADSPLYANGGPMAVAFEQASKTAIARPPHPAYPIITSAFMGAVDEIFNGGDVKAALTTAAEKIDEDIEENDGYPPFDEQQ from the coding sequence ATGGGTAATCGTTTACTTTCGTTCCTAATGGCATCGGTCGCGCTCGGAGGTCTGGCCGAAGCAAAAACCGTCATTCATGTGATGCACCAGGGAGACCCTGGCTGGGTCTCGACCTATGGCGAAGTCGCCAAGCGCTTCGAGGCCGCCAACCCGGATGTTGACATCGAGCTCATCTATGCTCCCCACGACGCCTATAACGAGAAGTTCAGCGCCGCCGTCATGTCAAAGCAGTTGCCGGACGTCATGGAACTCGACGCGCCGTTCCTCGCAAACTACGTCTGGTCGGGCTACCTGCAGCCGATCAAGCCGCTAATCGACAAGGACATCCTTGACGACATGACGGAGTCCAACGTCGCGCAGGGCACCTATCCGATCGACAAGGAACTCTACGCCGTCGGCCTCACCGACTCCTCGGTCGTGCTCTACGGCAACAGGAAATATCTCGAAGCGATCGGCGCCCGCATCCCGAAGGGCGTGGACGACGCCTGGACGCGGGAGGAATTCGAGGATTACCTCGAAAAGCTCTCGAAGCTCGAGGGCGTCAAATGGCCGATCGACACGTTCCGTGGCTACGGCATCAAGACCGAGTGGATCACCTATGCCTACGGCCCCATCCTGCAATCGGCGGGCTGCGACCTCATCGACCGCAAGGCTTGGAAATCCGTGGGCACGCTCGACAGCGATGCTTGCGTCGATGCGCTGACGATGATGCAGAAATGGGTGAAGAACGGCTGGGTCGTGCCGCAATCCTCCGGCACCAACCAGTTCTTCGCCGAAGGCCATCCCGCGGCGCTCGCGCTCGGGGGCCACTGGATCTATGCGGAGGCTGCCGCCACGATGAAGAACGAAATCGTCGTCATGCCGCTGCCGAAGTTTGGGCCGAAGGGCGCAAGCCCCAACGGCACCTGGATCTGGGGCATCACCACGGCGTCCGAGCATCCGGAGATCGCCGGCAAGTTCGTCAGCTTCATGCTCAAGGACAAGGCACTCCGCGACTATGCGAAGGAGGATTCCGCCTATCCTGGTTTGAAGAGCTTCGCCGCCGATTCGCCGCTTTACGCTAACGGCGGTCCGATGGCCGTCGCCTTCGAGCAGGCATCGAAGACGGCGATCGCACGGCCACCGCATCCGGCCTATCCGATCATCACCTCGGCCTTCATGGGAGCAGTCGACGAGATCTTCAATGGCGGCGACGTCAAGGCGGCGCTGACCACCGCGGCCGAGAAGATCGACGAGGACATCGAAGAAAACGACGGCTACCCGCCCTTCGACGAACAGCAATAG
- a CDS encoding LysR family transcriptional regulator, whose product MGRHMICAAELQMPNLLNETSGLMAFVRTVEAGSFSAAARNLDTTPSAVSKSVARLEKKIGARLFLRSTRALTLTQDGQIFFERVAPLLRDLDSSDEGIGSDAALSGRLRVSMPSELAPLLLPRLFTGFAADNPNLHLDIGLTDRFVDLIREDYDVVLRAGNPTQGDLIVRHLADLPMAIVASPAFLETLGNPLPVEHLAAVPFARYVLGGLIQPVRLADGSSFVPAGRVDCDSGAALIQAAFAGLGAAYLLRCLVAKELQAGALVTFASEIALPSLPFNALHAFGRTVPLRVKLFCDFIAREARAIEAM is encoded by the coding sequence ATGGGCAGGCACATGATCTGTGCCGCGGAGTTGCAAATGCCGAACCTGCTGAACGAGACTTCTGGATTGATGGCCTTTGTGCGAACGGTGGAGGCCGGTTCCTTCAGCGCCGCGGCACGCAATCTCGATACTACGCCATCGGCGGTGTCGAAGAGCGTGGCGAGGCTTGAAAAGAAGATCGGCGCGCGTCTCTTCCTGCGCTCCACCCGGGCCCTGACGTTGACACAGGACGGCCAGATTTTCTTCGAGCGCGTCGCACCGCTCTTGCGGGATCTGGATTCGAGCGACGAGGGGATCGGGTCCGATGCCGCACTCTCCGGCCGCCTGCGCGTCAGCATGCCAAGCGAGCTGGCGCCCCTGCTGCTGCCGCGGCTGTTTACAGGCTTTGCGGCCGACAATCCCAACTTACATCTCGATATCGGCCTTACCGACCGATTCGTCGATCTGATCCGGGAGGATTATGACGTCGTGTTGCGCGCTGGCAATCCGACGCAAGGCGATTTGATCGTCCGCCATCTGGCCGACCTGCCGATGGCGATCGTCGCATCTCCGGCTTTTCTTGAGACTTTGGGCAATCCGCTGCCTGTCGAACATCTGGCGGCCGTGCCCTTTGCCCGTTACGTGCTCGGCGGCTTAATCCAGCCTGTACGTCTGGCGGACGGCAGCAGCTTTGTTCCCGCCGGTCGCGTAGATTGCGATTCAGGCGCCGCGCTCATCCAGGCGGCGTTCGCTGGGTTGGGCGCCGCCTATCTGCTGCGGTGTCTGGTGGCGAAGGAGTTGCAAGCCGGTGCGCTTGTCACGTTCGCATCGGAGATCGCGCTTCCGAGCCTGCCATTCAATGCGCTGCACGCCTTCGGCCGCACCGTGCCCTTGCGCGTCAAACTGTTCTGCGACTTCATAGCCCGTGAGGCGAGAGCCATCGAAGCGATGTGA
- a CDS encoding carbohydrate ABC transporter permease → MTLQQPALPATAVATRPARRRDRTRLYQEIGMLAPAVALLTIFLVVPFLLSFWTAMTNQPLVPRPTPVRFIGLTNFLRIFKDDLFWTSLWNVSRFTFWILPVQCGLAFATALLLHQKLPLRNFFRGMFFLPAITSMVVVCVIWGTLFQYPTGPFNQVIGFLSGGRIQPIDWLGDPNWAMFSIVLLSAWQAYGFQMIVYLAGLQGIPDELYDAARIDGANAFQRFWHVTMPGLRPTHVFVLVITTIQAFKLYTQVAILTQGGPRSSTETVVHYMVRAGFEEQKLGYASAVSVILFLIVLVIALVQRQLLRRFDV, encoded by the coding sequence ATGACCCTGCAGCAACCGGCGCTGCCGGCGACGGCTGTCGCGACGCGCCCCGCCCGGCGAAGAGACAGGACCCGCCTGTACCAGGAGATCGGCATGCTTGCGCCAGCCGTGGCGCTGCTGACGATCTTCCTCGTCGTGCCGTTCCTCCTGTCGTTCTGGACGGCGATGACCAACCAGCCACTGGTGCCGCGACCGACGCCGGTCCGTTTCATCGGGCTCACCAATTTCCTGCGCATCTTCAAGGACGATCTGTTCTGGACGTCGCTCTGGAACGTCTCGCGCTTCACCTTCTGGATCCTGCCGGTGCAATGCGGCCTTGCCTTCGCCACCGCACTGCTGCTCCACCAGAAGCTGCCGCTCCGCAATTTCTTCCGCGGCATGTTCTTCCTGCCGGCAATCACCTCGATGGTCGTCGTCTGCGTCATCTGGGGAACGCTGTTCCAATATCCGACGGGGCCATTTAACCAGGTGATCGGCTTTCTTTCCGGCGGCCGCATCCAGCCGATCGACTGGCTCGGCGACCCGAACTGGGCGATGTTCTCGATCGTCCTGCTCTCGGCCTGGCAAGCCTATGGCTTTCAGATGATCGTCTATCTCGCCGGCCTGCAGGGCATTCCCGATGAGCTCTATGACGCGGCCAGGATTGATGGCGCCAATGCCTTCCAACGCTTCTGGCACGTGACCATGCCGGGTCTCAGACCGACGCATGTCTTCGTGCTGGTGATCACCACCATCCAGGCCTTCAAGCTCTATACCCAGGTTGCGATCCTGACGCAGGGCGGCCCGAGGAGCAGCACCGAGACCGTCGTGCACTATATGGTGCGCGCCGGCTTCGAAGAGCAGAAGCTTGGATATGCCTCGGCCGTCTCGGTCATTCTCTTCCTCATCGTTCTCGTCATCGCGCTCGTTCAGCGCCAACTCCTGAGGCGTTTCGATGTCTGA
- a CDS encoding response regulator transcription factor → MTTDDHVVFIVDDDERIREALGELLETHGMHAIAFGSAGDYVDAEKQDLPACLILDVELPDINGLDLQRQIAEGDHPPIVFITGHGDIPSSVRAIKHGAVDFLTKPFSDADLMAAVHTAISEDRKKRSERAELSLLRQRYLELTPRERDVLPLVVSGLLNKQAASELGISEVTLQIHRRNVMQKMAAASLADLVRIAERLGIPITHSRRVGGN, encoded by the coding sequence ATGACAACGGATGACCATGTTGTTTTCATCGTCGACGATGACGAACGCATCAGGGAGGCGCTCGGCGAGCTCCTGGAGACCCACGGCATGCACGCCATCGCGTTCGGTTCGGCGGGCGACTATGTGGACGCCGAGAAACAGGATCTACCTGCCTGCCTGATACTCGACGTTGAATTGCCCGATATCAACGGCCTCGACCTGCAACGGCAGATCGCCGAGGGCGATCATCCGCCGATCGTCTTCATCACCGGCCATGGCGACATCCCCTCCTCGGTGCGGGCGATCAAGCACGGTGCGGTGGACTTCCTCACCAAACCGTTCAGCGACGCGGACCTTATGGCTGCGGTGCACACTGCGATTTCCGAGGATCGGAAAAAGCGATCGGAACGGGCTGAACTGAGCCTGTTAAGACAACGTTATCTCGAACTGACGCCACGCGAACGCGATGTGCTGCCGCTCGTGGTCAGCGGCCTGCTCAACAAGCAGGCGGCATCGGAACTCGGAATCAGCGAAGTGACGCTGCAAATCCATCGGAGGAATGTGATGCAGAAAATGGCGGCGGCATCGCTCGCCGACCTCGTGCGCATAGCAGAGCGATTGGGGATACCGATCACCCATTCGCGCCGGGTGGGAGGAAATTGA
- a CDS encoding carbohydrate ABC transporter permease, giving the protein MSDLAIPTLQTKAQRERSAIGSLRLVQTACVLVIALVIVSPLFMLLIASLKDDRFQILADMGSFRAFWVSNPTLSNFAEVSNLSGELAFGRYLLNSLFILGCTVGAGLIVNSMAGFVLAWGTLRGRALVLSLVIALYVIPQESIIMPLVIMVSRAGMTDTFAVQIVPWIASPLYIFLFYQFFAQLPKELFEAAEMDGASVFRIYRSIFLPLSLPALATVSILMGIESWNQYLWPILVTQTDYARPIAVAIATFFGQDSIYWDRAMAASVLMMIPILALYLAFQRWFVSSFVGSAMKG; this is encoded by the coding sequence ATGTCTGATCTCGCCATCCCCACACTGCAGACCAAGGCACAGCGCGAGCGCTCCGCCATCGGTTCGCTGCGCCTTGTCCAGACCGCCTGCGTCCTCGTCATCGCCCTGGTGATCGTATCGCCGCTGTTCATGCTGCTGATCGCAAGCCTGAAGGACGACCGCTTCCAGATTCTGGCCGATATGGGTAGTTTCCGCGCCTTCTGGGTCTCCAACCCGACGCTTTCGAACTTCGCAGAGGTGAGCAATCTCTCCGGCGAGCTCGCCTTTGGCCGCTACCTTCTGAACTCGCTGTTCATTCTTGGCTGCACCGTCGGCGCCGGTCTGATCGTCAACTCGATGGCCGGCTTCGTGCTCGCCTGGGGTACTTTGCGCGGTCGCGCCCTGGTCCTGTCGCTGGTCATCGCCCTCTACGTCATCCCCCAGGAAAGCATCATTATGCCGCTCGTCATCATGGTGTCGCGCGCCGGGATGACCGACACGTTCGCGGTGCAGATCGTGCCCTGGATTGCAAGTCCGCTTTATATCTTCCTGTTCTACCAATTCTTCGCCCAACTTCCGAAGGAACTCTTCGAAGCGGCCGAGATGGATGGTGCGTCGGTGTTCCGAATCTATCGTTCGATCTTCCTGCCGTTGAGCCTGCCGGCGCTCGCCACCGTCTCGATTCTGATGGGGATCGAGAGTTGGAACCAGTATCTCTGGCCGATCCTGGTGACGCAGACCGACTATGCCCGGCCAATTGCCGTCGCCATCGCCACCTTCTTCGGCCAGGACAGCATCTATTGGGACCGCGCCATGGCAGCCTCCGTCCTGATGATGATCCCGATCCTCGCCCTCTATCTCGCCTTCCAGCGCTGGTTCGTAAGTTCCTTTGTTGGCTCCGCCATGAAAGGTTGA
- a CDS encoding LacI family DNA-binding transcriptional regulator: protein MTVSLNDIAERAGVSVKTVSGALHGGSARMAETTRQRIKEIAEELGYVTNLAARSMRQGWMPLIGVVADELITSPFATEIIRGLDGAARASDMAVFAMTLNGSRDVSAVIEEVRRFRPRAIAYAAMYHKTVALPEEFAETVGVMINCREANDRVTSLVPDEFGAARDITSYLVEAGRKNIAFINLPGLLAGELREAGFRQAITEAGLDGAGARVLPAVRRAIYSDRAHSLVLSHITELMSGPDRPDAILCGNDRVAMEAYAALRRVGAQIPDDVAVASFDNQVDIASRLDPPLTTMALPHRAMGRLAADILLGGDTTPGELHKLPFQLVERSSV from the coding sequence GTGACTGTCTCCCTCAACGACATTGCCGAACGTGCGGGCGTCTCCGTCAAGACGGTTTCCGGTGCGCTGCATGGCGGCTCGGCCCGTATGGCTGAGACGACCAGGCAGCGCATCAAGGAGATCGCCGAGGAACTCGGCTACGTCACCAATCTCGCCGCCCGCAGCATGCGGCAGGGCTGGATGCCGCTGATCGGCGTCGTTGCCGACGAGTTGATCACCTCGCCCTTCGCGACGGAAATCATCCGCGGGCTCGATGGTGCGGCGCGCGCCTCTGACATGGCCGTCTTTGCGATGACGCTGAACGGCAGCCGCGACGTTAGCGCGGTGATCGAGGAAGTGCGCCGCTTTCGACCGCGGGCGATCGCCTATGCCGCCATGTACCACAAGACGGTCGCGCTGCCGGAGGAGTTTGCTGAGACAGTCGGCGTGATGATCAATTGCCGCGAAGCGAATGACCGGGTGACCTCACTGGTACCGGATGAGTTTGGCGCCGCCCGTGACATCACCAGCTATCTGGTCGAGGCCGGACGAAAGAATATCGCCTTCATCAACCTGCCCGGCCTGCTCGCCGGCGAATTGCGCGAGGCCGGTTTCCGACAGGCGATCACCGAGGCGGGCCTTGATGGCGCCGGCGCCCGCGTGTTGCCGGCCGTTCGCAGAGCGATTTATAGCGACAGAGCGCACAGCCTCGTTCTTTCCCACATTACCGAACTGATGAGTGGACCGGACCGTCCGGACGCGATCCTGTGCGGCAACGACCGTGTGGCGATGGAAGCCTATGCGGCGCTGCGTCGCGTTGGCGCGCAGATCCCCGACGACGTCGCCGTCGCCAGCTTCGACAACCAGGTCGATATCGCCTCGCGTCTCGATCCGCCCTTGACGACCATGGCCCTGCCGCATCGGGCGATGGGCCGGCTGGCCGCCGACATCCTGCTTGGCGGCGATACGACACCGGGCGAGTTGCACAAGCTTCCGTTCCAATTGGTGGAGCGGTCATCCGTATAA